GATGACCAGGACCGGCAGGTGCACCCGGGGGAGGTCGTCGCGGTTGTCGGAGAGGAACGTCGTACGCGCGAAGACCCGGGCCATCTCCGGGTCGGTGCGGCAGAAGCTGTTGGTCAGTTCCTCGCCCAGTTCGGGCCGGTCCGGGTTTCCCATGATCACCGGAGCCATGGCGGCGGACCAGCCCAGGTAGTTGCTCTCCAGGGACGTCAGGAGCTCGTCGATGTCGCTCTCGCTGAACCCGCCGCGATACCCCTCGTCGTCGATGTAGCGCGGTGAGGGGGTGAGCAGGACCAGCTTGTCGAAGAGCCCGGGTTCGCGCAGCGCGGCCCGCACACCGATCATGGAACTGACCGAGTGCCCGACGAAGACCACCGGTCCGGCGCCGAGTGCGTGACAGATCTGCCGGACGTCCTCGGCGTAGCCGTCCAGGGTCGAGTAGCGCTCGGGGTCCCACGCGGCGGGGTCGGAGTTCCCCGCCCCCACGTGGTCGAAGATGACGACGCGAAACCGCTCCGCGAGCCTGGGCGCCACCAGGCGCCACAGGTTCTGATCGCATCCGAAGCCGTGGGCGAGCATCACCACGCGGCCGTCCTCGCGGCCTGTCACCGACACCCGGTTTCTGCGCCAGACATCCATGGAGCCATGGTGGCACCGGCGGGGCCGGGGCGCGCGCCTGGAGCCGGGGGTGTACCGGGCACCGCGCGTCCGGCGAGGTGGTGCCCCGGGCCCGCGGGACGGGTCTCCCCGCCCCGCGGGTCCCACGGGGTTCAGCCGGTCGGCTCGTCCGGGACCGGGTGCTCGGGGTGGGCTCCCCCCTGGCGCGGCACGGACCGGCCGGCGCCGGACTCGTCCAGCTCGGGCAGGTCCTCCTCGGTGTGCCCGTCCCCCGGAGCAAAAGCGCGGTCACCGCTGGTGCCGAGGTCCGGTGGGAGCGGTACGCCCAGCGGGTCCTCCCCCTCCCGTACCTGCTGGTCGGGCGGGTCGCGGGGGACGGGCGGGTCCTGGGCCCGTCCCGCGGTGCGGGCGGCCCCGTGCGGACGGCGGTCCGTCATGCTGCCTCCTGTCGCCGTACTGCCGTGTTCCCGGGGCGCCTACCCCGCCACCGGCCGGTGACGCCCCCGGCCGGTCCCGTGCCGCCGGCGGTGGCGTGCGAGCTCCTCCCGCCGCGTCTCCCTCCGAGATGCATACCGGCCGTCCCACTGGTTCGCTGGCCCTGTCCGCTCCACCGAACCAGGAGGAATCATGAGCGTTGCGGGTGAATCCGGCGGCCGCGTCAAGCAGCTCCGGGACAAGGCCCAGGAGCTGAAGCAGGCCGCTGAGCGTGCCACGGACCCGGAGCAGCGTCAGCGGCTCCAGGCCAAGGCCCGCCGCCTGCGGGAGCAGAGCGAGCAGGAGAGCAGTATGCGGGACCGTGGCATGGACCCGATGGTCTGAGACCTGTCCCGTCGACCTCTGCCGGTGGCGTCCCGGGCCGTCGCCCGGGGGATGATCACCGGCAGAGCCGTGTCCGCGTCGCCGATCCGTACGGAGCCGTCCCACCATGACCACCACCGACGATCCGTACGTCCGGGTACGGGGTGCCCGCGAGAACAACCTGCGCGACGTGGACGTCGACATCCCGCGCGACACCCTCACCGTCTTCACGGGCGTCTCCGGGTCGGGCAAGTCCTCGCTGGCCTTCGGCACGGTGTACGCCGAGGCCCAGCGCCGCTACTTCGAGTCCGTGGCGCCCTACGCCCGCCGGCTGATCCACCAGGTGGGCGCCCCCGACGTCGACGAGATCACCGGTCTGCCGCCCGCCGT
This DNA window, taken from Streptomyces nitrosporeus, encodes the following:
- a CDS encoding alpha/beta fold hydrolase, yielding MDVWRRNRVSVTGREDGRVVMLAHGFGCDQNLWRLVAPRLAERFRVVIFDHVGAGNSDPAAWDPERYSTLDGYAEDVRQICHALGAGPVVFVGHSVSSMIGVRAALREPGLFDKLVLLTPSPRYIDDEGYRGGFSESDIDELLTSLESNYLGWSAAMAPVIMGNPDRPELGEELTNSFCRTDPEMARVFARTTFLSDNRDDLPRVHLPVLVIECASDVIAPREVGAYVHARIPGSRIVTLDARGHCPQLSAPEATASAITDFVLER
- a CDS encoding DUF6381 family protein yields the protein MSVAGESGGRVKQLRDKAQELKQAAERATDPEQRQRLQAKARRLREQSEQESSMRDRGMDPMV